The nucleotide window TTTTGTTGAGCTTTTATACTTGAAATTGAAGTTATAATTATAATAGCCATAGATGTTCCTAAAGCCATATGAACAACATTGTGTTCATCAATTCCATGAGCTAAGAAAATAGCTGTTAAAACAGGAACTATAATTCCTCCTCCACCTATTCCAAAAAGTCCTGAAACAACTCCAACAAAAGAACCTAGCGCTAAAAAATAAAATATAGTTTGCATATCTAACATAAATCAACCTTATAGTTTTTGATAGAATAATACAGAATTAAATTCGCAAATTTTACGCAAAATAAGAAAATGAAGAAAGATACAATTTAAAAAAATTGTATCTTTTATATAGATTTAAAAAGAGGACTTTTTACTTTATCACTGTGTAAATCAGCTTTTGAGAAGAATTTTTCAGTATGTATATCTTTTTCAAATAATCTTCCTTGCATAAGGGCTGTAATACAAGCTTCACTCATCATTGGAGGTCCACATAAATATGCTTTATTTCCTGCAAATTGATTGTTATAAAGTTTTTTAGCTACATCATTTGTAAAACCTACTTCACCGCTCCATGCAGGATTTTCATTATTTGATAAAACAGGAATATACTTAAAATTATCATATTTCTTTTCTAAATCTCTGAACATATCTGCATAATATAACTCTTCTTCATTTCTTGCTCCATGAAAAAGTGTAATTGGTAAAGTACATCCATTTTCTAACTCATCTAAAATCATAGATTTTGGACTTGATAATCCTGAACCACCTGCAAAAAATATCATTGGTTTATTCGCACTTCTTTTTACAAAAAATCTTCCAAAAGGTCCTGTTATTTTTCTTCTATCACCAACTTTTACATTTTGATGAATCCAAGGAGTTGCTTCACCATCTGGAATAAGCCCAATATTTAACTCTATGATTTTTCCAGTACTTGGTTGATTTGCTAGTGAAAATGCTCTTGGTTCATCAAATCCTGGAACATGATAATTTATATATTGTCCTGCTTGAAAATCCAACTCTTCATCAAGTTCAATCCAAAGTCCTAAAATTCTTGGAGTTAACATCTCTCTTTTTATAACTGTTCCCCAAATATCTTTTATAGGTATATTTCGAGCATCTACGTCCACATCAATATCTGCTTCAATCACAACATCATCAACTACTGTTGCTGTACAAGCTAAACAATATCCATCTTCTCTCTCACTCTCCATTAAAGCAAAATATGAAGCATCACCTAAATCAACCTCACCTTCTAAAACTTCTACTTTACAAGTTCCACAAAGTCCATGATTACAAGCATGAGGAAGATAAACACCTTGTCTTAAAGCAGCATCAAGAAGGGTTTGTCCTTCTTGAACTTCTACTATATCACCTGTTGGTTCTATCTCTAATTTACAAGCCATTTATGCTCCTACTTTTCCTGTTAAACTTGGTGTTATAAAAGTAATAAATGATTTATGTCCAACACCATTTTCTTTTAAACTTTTAGAAAAATCAGGAACTACTACTTTTCCATCTATTTCCCAAATAACTTCTGTTTTATCAAAATCTAAATCTTTAAAATCAGGTTCAACTTTATAACATAATGGAATAATATCTGATACTAATGCACCAAAAGGCATATCAGGAGGAAGAGGAAATGCTCTAGGAGAGCAAACAACTCTATGTCCATACCAATAAATAAATACTAATTGATTTCCATGAAATTTATCTAAACTATCTTTCATTATGATTGGATATTCTCCAATTGATTGAATTGCCATTTTTTCTCCTTTTATTTATTTTTTAATTTATTCCACATAGCTTCATCAGGTGAACCTACATAATCCATATTATCAACACCATGTTCTATTTTATACCATTTTAAAACTTCTGGGATAGTTGCTCCTCCACAGTTTCCTTGGAAAATTTGATGAGGAGGTAACCAAGCTTGAATATATTTTTCAGGCTGTGCATCAAATATCTCTTTACAACCATCTGAACAAGTATGGAAAATTTCTCCATTAAACTCTGAAGTTTTATGTGTATAAACGTGAGGATTTCCACCTTCAATATCTGTAAATCCTAATGGAATCTGACAAGTTTGACAAACTAAAGGTAAAACTTCTGAATAAAATCTTTCACCTTTTTTCTCTAATTCTATATATCTTTCAAACATTGGTCTATAATATTTATCAAAAGTATCTGGATATTTTTCACTTAACCAATTCATTTTATTCTCATCTGGCATCCAAGTATGGAAAGCCGCTGCATTTGTATGATTATAAAAAATATTCCATACTTGATGAGATAAATGTCCTTTTTCTGCAACAATTGTATTAATTAATTTTTCTGGAACTTTAATTCCATATTTTTCTAAATCTTTATAAAGTGCCATACAGTTTTGTTCGATATATAACTCAACTGCTTCACCCCATGAAGTTGGAGAGTTAGGTAACATATAATCCATCATCATAGCCACAAGACCTAACATTCTATAACCTCTCCATAACCATTTATCCATCCATTTTTGAACAATTGGTACATTTTGAGCATCTTGTTCTAACATAAATTTAATAGCAGAAAGTCCAAGTGTCATATGTCTTGATTCATCACTTTGAGCAGAGAACCCAAATGTAACAGTTGCCATATCTCCGTTATATGCAGCTCCACTCATAAATGGTACAAATAACAGACTCGTTAAAACAAACTCAAAAGAGAATGAGATAGCTGTTAAATACTCAAAAGGACCAGCTGTACTTGCATCATCACCAAATGATTTTGGAACAGATAAATACCAAATTCTATCATGCATAGTGCTATAATCATGAAAACCATCAAAATATTTATTATAATGACTCATAGTATGAACTTGAGTTTGGAAATGTCTTAACTCATCAATAGCTTGCATTTGACAAGCAATTGAAGCACCTTCACCTCTAAAAGCACGTGCTGCGTGAGAAAAACCTTGAACAACTTTATATTCAAGTGGTGTTACACCTGTTAAAAATAGTTTTAATGCATTTACATATCTTGCATCAGAAATATTTTTTTGTGCATTATTTTGTGCAAATGCATCAATAATTGAATAAAGTTTTTTATCTTTTTCAGCTTGTAATTTCCAATAAGAATCCATAGTCATTCTAAATGGGTCTTCCCAAGCTTCCCAATCATGGATTTTTAATCCTTCCATCTCTAAAAAAGGAAAAACATCTTCTTCTTTTTGATAAGTTGGATTCCAACCAAGTCTTGTCATATATTTATATGCGTCTTTTTTATTTAATCTTTTTTTTCTAGGCTCTACACTCATAATATTTTCCTTTATCTATGTAAATTATTTATTAATTATTCCAGTACACAACAAATTCATCATCTGTTTCTTCTATTTGACCACCTAAAGAAATAAGTACTAATTGTAACTCTTCAGGATCCCAACTTCGTCCCAATTTCTCACTTACAGTTGATGCTTTCACAGTAATTTTTTCAGGTCGTTCAATTTGAATCATTGCTGGTTTATTTGTAATTACTACTCCTTCATTGTCTTCTTTTATTGCTTCTGCAATAGTTCTACCATCTTCCGTTGCTTGAAGACATAATAATGCTATACTCGCTGACATATATTCACCTTTTTTTAATTTATAAACTTATTCCACATTTATCTAATCTTTGTACTAAATCAAATTTCGCAGTTGATATCAATTCTTTTGGATTATTCGAAAAAGACACTAAAGTTTCCATTGTATTTTCCATTATTTCTATATCCTCTTTAATCCAAGAAGTTAATAACTCTTTATTTTCATTTGATTCATTTGCCATAACTTTTACAACACTATCAATCCACTTAATAGTTTCTTCAAACCAAGAAACAATAAATTCAGTCAACATTGAAATAGTCATTTCTTCATTTTTTGCCATCTCTTTTGAGAATTCATTTATCATCAAGGGAATAACAAATCCATCAAATACTAAGTTTTGCTTTATAAACAATCTAATAGGATCTTTCTCAACAAAAGAATCTTCAACTGCCTTTCTTAAACCTTGCCAATTAGGGCAGTTTAACCAAGCATCTTTTCCAGCATCTAGTTTTGAGACATCATTATCACAAAGTAATAAAATTATTTTTGTAATATGTTGAGCCATACCTAATCTATCTTCTGCTTGAAATAGACAAGCACTCATCATAGCTGTTCCATAAACTCTATCTACAATTGCTAGATTATTCATATTAGCACCATACTCATAATGTCTTAAAGGTGTTAAGAAATCAAAAACTTTTTTCAAATTATCTTTTTTGATAAAATTAACTAAACCTCTTTTTTCAACAAATTCAAAACTTTGCTCATTTGCTGCATTTTGAGAAGCTCTTGTTGATACATAAGACATATAATGAAACTTTCTAGGGTCCAACAAATCATACCAATCATTCATTTTGATTTTTGTTCTATTCTTATCATAGATTTCAAATTCTGGTTCCCATTGAGGTCTGTAATGAAAATTTTCTGTTGGTTGTGCATCATACATAGCTTCTTCATATCTTGAAGCAGGTCTATCTTCACCTAATCTTTTTGCAACATGCCCAAAAGTATGTCTTTTTGGTTCTATTTCAATACTTGCGATATTTAATTCCATATTTTTTCCTTAAACTTAATTTAATCCATATTTCCAATTTTTATTATCAATTAATAGTTCATTTTCTTGCTCTTTAGTAAAAAATGAAACTCTATTATTTTGACAAAACTCAATAAAAGCTCTGTATGGTAAAAGTAACTCAACATTCATAACTGCTTCACCTACTGCAAAATTAAATTCTACAAATCCACCATCTTTTATATTTATGATTTGTACAAATTTTTTTTCATTTGGCATAAGTTCATACATAAAACCTCCTAATTAAATTACTCATTCAATCTTTAGAACAAGAGAATACTATGTAAATAAAATCGCAAATTATTCGCAAAAAATCATAAAAAAAATAAAATTTGATAAAATACTTCAAAATATAAAAGGATGCTATATGAGTTCAATGAAAAAGCACTTTTTCAATAATAAAAATATACCTGCAAAATTTTCCATTTTTTATTTGATAATGGGAGTTATAGGTATAATTTTTCTTGATAGATTTTTGAATATTTATTTTACTTATGGAGAAACAAGTGAAAATTCAGGTTCTACATTGAATTTTTTGTTTCTTTTTTTGATATTTAGTGTTTTAATTTTATTTTTTATTTTAAACCATATGCAAAAAGTAATTTCAAAAATTGATAAATCATACAAAGATTTAAAAGAAAAAGATAAAGAAAGACTTATGCCTTATGAATTTGCATTAAATAATTCAGTTGATGGTATTTATTGGTTTACAATCGATGCAAAAATAGTATATATAAATGATGCAGCTTGTAAGATGTTAGGTTATGAAAAAGAAGAGTTATTAGGAAAATATCTTGAAGTTATGGATATAAATTTTAACAGACAAACTGCTATTGAAATAATGCATAAAATAAAAAATACAGAGAATTGGATTTTGGAAACGAGTCAAAGAAAAAAAAATGGAGAGATTTTTCCAGTTGAAGTTTCAGGACATGGATTTACATATGGAAATCAGGAATATATTTGTGCATTTGGAAGAGATATTTCACAAAGACAAGAAATAAATAAAAAATTTAAAGATATGAATATTGAACTCCAAAAATCCCTAGATGAAAAAGAGATTTTATTAAAAGAGATTCATCATAGAGTAAAAAACAATATGGAGATTATTTCTTCTTTATTAGCTATGCAATTAAGACGTGCAAAAGATGATGAAGTAAAATATATTTTAAAACAAAGTAAAAGTAGAATCAACACAATGGCATTAGTACATGAATTTTTGTATTTAGGAGAAAATTTAGCTTATATAAATCTTCAAGATTATATAAAAAGATTAGTTCAAGATATAAAAGAATTATATATTTCTCAAAATACAAAACTAAAAGTTGATTTGCATATTGATAAACTTATTTTTTCAACAAATAGATGTATTCAAATAGGAATGGTAATACATGAACTTTGCGTAAATGCTCTAAAATACGCCTTTAAAGAAGATAGAGAAAATCTACTTTGTATTCATATGAAAAAAATAGGAGATAAAATTCATGTAAAGATTAGAGATAATGGAGAAGGATTAAAAGATATAAATTGTTTGTATAAAAGCGAATCAATAGGAATGCAATTAATCCATTCTATAGTAGAAGATCAATTAGATGCGATTATTGAATTTAGAAATAATAATGGCTTAGAATGTAATATTATATTTTCAAAAGATGAGGAAGAATAATGAATAAAATCAAAATATTAATAGTTGAAGATGAATCAATTATTGCATTAAACTTAAAAGAGACTCTTCTTGATTTAGGTTATGAACCTTGTGGAGTTGCACCAAATAAATGTAAAACTATGAAAATATTGGAAAAAGGTATTGTTCCTGATTTAATTTTAATGGATATTTATCTAAAAGGGCCTACGACAGGAATTGAACTTGCAAAAGAATTAAAAAATATAATTCCTTCAACTCCAGTTGTATTTTTAACAGCAAATTCTGAAGTAGCAACTATAAAAAAAGCTTCTGAAACTTTTGCTTATGGTTATATTTTAAAACCTTATAAAAAATCAAATTTACATGCAGCAATAGAAATAGCTTTAAAAAAATCTGCTCAAGATAATACAAAAACAAAAAAACTTGAAGCGGTTGAAAATGTAAACAAAACTTTAATTCATCAACTTGA belongs to Arcobacter defluvii and includes:
- a CDS encoding NADH:ubiquinone reductase (Na(+)-transporting) subunit F, with protein sequence MACKLEIEPTGDIVEVQEGQTLLDAALRQGVYLPHACNHGLCGTCKVEVLEGEVDLGDASYFALMESEREDGYCLACTATVVDDVVIEADIDVDVDARNIPIKDIWGTVIKREMLTPRILGLWIELDEELDFQAGQYINYHVPGFDEPRAFSLANQPSTGKIIELNIGLIPDGEATPWIHQNVKVGDRRKITGPFGRFFVKRSANKPMIFFAGGSGLSSPKSMILDELENGCTLPITLFHGARNEEELYYADMFRDLEKKYDNFKYIPVLSNNENPAWSGEVGFTNDVAKKLYNNQFAGNKAYLCGPPMMSEACITALMQGRLFEKDIHTEKFFSKADLHSDKVKSPLFKSI
- a CDS encoding phenol hydroxylase subunit P4; translated protein: MAIQSIGEYPIIMKDSLDKFHGNQLVFIYWYGHRVVCSPRAFPLPPDMPFGALVSDIIPLCYKVEPDFKDLDFDKTEVIWEIDGKVVVPDFSKSLKENGVGHKSFITFITPSLTGKVGA
- a CDS encoding YHS domain-containing protein gives rise to the protein MSVEPRKKRLNKKDAYKYMTRLGWNPTYQKEEDVFPFLEMEGLKIHDWEAWEDPFRMTMDSYWKLQAEKDKKLYSIIDAFAQNNAQKNISDARYVNALKLFLTGVTPLEYKVVQGFSHAARAFRGEGASIACQMQAIDELRHFQTQVHTMSHYNKYFDGFHDYSTMHDRIWYLSVPKSFGDDASTAGPFEYLTAISFSFEFVLTSLLFVPFMSGAAYNGDMATVTFGFSAQSDESRHMTLGLSAIKFMLEQDAQNVPIVQKWMDKWLWRGYRMLGLVAMMMDYMLPNSPTSWGEAVELYIEQNCMALYKDLEKYGIKVPEKLINTIVAEKGHLSHQVWNIFYNHTNAAAFHTWMPDENKMNWLSEKYPDTFDKYYRPMFERYIELEKKGERFYSEVLPLVCQTCQIPLGFTDIEGGNPHVYTHKTSEFNGEIFHTCSDGCKEIFDAQPEKYIQAWLPPHQIFQGNCGGATIPEVLKWYKIEHGVDNMDYVGSPDEAMWNKLKNK
- a CDS encoding MmoB/DmpM family protein, which produces MSASIALLCLQATEDGRTIAEAIKEDNEGVVITNKPAMIQIERPEKITVKASTVSEKLGRSWDPEELQLVLISLGGQIEETDDEFVVYWNN
- a CDS encoding phenol hydroxylase, with translation MELNIASIEIEPKRHTFGHVAKRLGEDRPASRYEEAMYDAQPTENFHYRPQWEPEFEIYDKNRTKIKMNDWYDLLDPRKFHYMSYVSTRASQNAANEQSFEFVEKRGLVNFIKKDNLKKVFDFLTPLRHYEYGANMNNLAIVDRVYGTAMMSACLFQAEDRLGMAQHITKIILLLCDNDVSKLDAGKDAWLNCPNWQGLRKAVEDSFVEKDPIRLFIKQNLVFDGFVIPLMINEFSKEMAKNEEMTISMLTEFIVSWFEETIKWIDSVVKVMANESNENKELLTSWIKEDIEIMENTMETLVSFSNNPKELISTAKFDLVQRLDKCGISL
- a CDS encoding phenol hydroxylase subunit, coding for MYELMPNEKKFVQIINIKDGGFVEFNFAVGEAVMNVELLLPYRAFIEFCQNNRVSFFTKEQENELLIDNKNWKYGLN
- a CDS encoding sensor histidine kinase; translated protein: MSSMKKHFFNNKNIPAKFSIFYLIMGVIGIIFLDRFLNIYFTYGETSENSGSTLNFLFLFLIFSVLILFFILNHMQKVISKIDKSYKDLKEKDKERLMPYEFALNNSVDGIYWFTIDAKIVYINDAACKMLGYEKEELLGKYLEVMDINFNRQTAIEIMHKIKNTENWILETSQRKKNGEIFPVEVSGHGFTYGNQEYICAFGRDISQRQEINKKFKDMNIELQKSLDEKEILLKEIHHRVKNNMEIISSLLAMQLRRAKDDEVKYILKQSKSRINTMALVHEFLYLGENLAYINLQDYIKRLVQDIKELYISQNTKLKVDLHIDKLIFSTNRCIQIGMVIHELCVNALKYAFKEDRENLLCIHMKKIGDKIHVKIRDNGEGLKDINCLYKSESIGMQLIHSIVEDQLDAIIEFRNNNGLECNIIFSKDEEE
- a CDS encoding response regulator, with translation MNKIKILIVEDESIIALNLKETLLDLGYEPCGVAPNKCKTMKILEKGIVPDLILMDIYLKGPTTGIELAKELKNIIPSTPVVFLTANSEVATIKKASETFAYGYILKPYKKSNLHAAIEIALKKSAQDNTKTKKLEAVENVNKTLIHQLELNNEQRSRTIQLKYGYLFDKEKEILYYGDEPVKLTTKETKIIKYLCDSPGHNVSQEQLEYAIWQDEPAGYAAFRSVLFRLRNKIHKDLITNQNNTGYKIELF